In the genome of Telluria beijingensis, one region contains:
- a CDS encoding ABC transporter permease — translation MTTTLHMHFPGLWTLAWRRLRADRVAMAALAVVGAFLLLVLLSATGLVAGDWEDEVAVNYAPPTFVGADATARALAQAQLPRVVASAPNDFDPLAAELLELKAQVAQSHPPVDKRMTLPFGADKWGHDIVKKTIKGGETSIVVGLAAALVAVALGTLFGAVSGFYGGWVDDLFNWFYSIFTAIPSILMILTVAAVLQQKGVATIVLILGLTGWTGPYRLMRAEYIKHGAREYVMAADAIGASSWSRMFGHILPNVSHVALVQMSILVVGFIKAEVILSFLGFGVPVGTVSWGSMLNEAQNELILGKWWQLAAAASAMALLVTSFSLFADALRDALDPKIK, via the coding sequence ATGACGACGACCCTGCACATGCATTTTCCCGGCCTGTGGACGCTGGCCTGGCGCCGCCTGCGGGCCGACCGCGTCGCGATGGCGGCGCTGGCCGTGGTCGGCGCCTTCCTGCTGCTGGTGCTGCTCTCCGCCACCGGGCTGGTGGCGGGCGACTGGGAAGACGAAGTCGCGGTCAATTACGCGCCGCCGACCTTTGTCGGCGCCGACGCCACGGCGCGCGCATTGGCCCAGGCCCAGTTGCCGCGCGTCGTGGCGTCGGCGCCGAACGACTTCGATCCGCTGGCGGCCGAACTGCTCGAGTTGAAGGCGCAGGTGGCGCAGTCGCATCCGCCCGTCGACAAGCGCATGACGTTACCGTTCGGCGCCGACAAGTGGGGCCACGACATCGTCAAGAAGACGATCAAGGGTGGCGAGACCTCGATCGTGGTGGGCCTGGCGGCGGCCCTGGTGGCGGTTGCGCTGGGCACGCTGTTCGGGGCCGTGTCGGGCTTCTACGGCGGCTGGGTCGACGACCTGTTCAACTGGTTCTACAGCATCTTCACGGCGATTCCCTCGATCCTGATGATCCTGACCGTCGCCGCCGTGCTGCAGCAGAAAGGCGTGGCCACCATCGTGCTGATCCTGGGCCTGACCGGCTGGACCGGACCCTACCGCCTGATGCGCGCCGAGTACATCAAGCATGGCGCGCGCGAATACGTGATGGCGGCCGATGCGATCGGCGCGTCCAGTTGGTCGCGCATGTTCGGCCACATCCTGCCGAATGTCTCGCACGTGGCGCTGGTGCAGATGTCGATCCTGGTGGTCGGCTTCATCAAGGCCGAGGTGATCCTCTCCTTCCTGGGCTTCGGCGTGCCGGTCGGCACCGTCTCGTGGGGCAGCATGCTGAACGAGGCGCAGAATGAACTTATCCTTGGCAAATGGTGGCAGCTGGCGGCCGCGGCCAGCGCGATGGCGCTGCTGGTGACCAGTTTCTCGCTGTTCGCCGACGCCTTGCGTGATGCATTGGATCCAAAGATTAAATGA
- a CDS encoding ABC transporter ATP-binding protein, which translates to MTQDLEPLLRVRDLRIAFRTDKKNTVEALRGISFDVPDNSTVALVGESGSGKSVSSLAVMGLLPPETTVVHPGASIRFAGRELLGLPLRERRALCGKDIAMIFQEPMSSLNPVFTVGYQIGEVLRLHMGMDRRAARARTLELLEEVGIPDPARKIDAYPSQMSGGQQQRVMIAMAIACEPRLLIADEPTTALDVTIQKQIMELIARLQRARRMAVLFITHDLGLVGEIADRVIVMRHGEVREEGEAAQVFGAPSDAYTRALLHCRPSLDARPLRLPVIDDYLGGRVAPGQALAQRVRGTAPGDEPVLVVKNLAKSFWLREGLFGKREFKAVRDVSFTLGRGKTLGVVGESGSGKTTVGLTLLRLHRATGGSALFEGRDLLAMADRDYQAYKRRIQIIFQNPYASLNPRFTVGQILQEPMRIHGIGAGEMARSALARQLLGRVGLPDAAYGRYPHEFSGGQRQRIAIARCLTMKPEILVCDESVSALDVSVQAQVLNLLQDLQDEFGMSYIFISHDLSVVKYISDQVMVMHQGSVVEMADSDDLYENPQHPYTQSLLKAIPRGVL; encoded by the coding sequence ATGACCCAGGACCTGGAGCCATTGCTGCGGGTACGCGACCTGCGCATCGCCTTTCGCACCGACAAGAAGAACACGGTCGAGGCCTTGAGGGGCATCTCGTTCGACGTGCCGGACAACAGCACGGTGGCGCTGGTGGGCGAATCGGGCAGCGGCAAGTCGGTCAGCTCGCTGGCCGTGATGGGCCTGCTGCCCCCGGAGACGACGGTCGTGCATCCCGGCGCCAGCATCCGCTTCGCCGGCCGCGAACTGCTCGGCCTGCCGCTGCGCGAGCGGCGCGCGCTGTGCGGCAAGGACATCGCGATGATATTCCAGGAACCGATGTCTTCGCTCAACCCCGTGTTCACGGTCGGCTACCAGATCGGCGAAGTCCTGCGCCTGCACATGGGCATGGACCGGCGCGCGGCGCGGGCGCGCACCCTGGAATTACTGGAAGAGGTCGGCATTCCCGATCCGGCGCGCAAGATCGACGCCTATCCGAGCCAGATGTCGGGTGGCCAGCAGCAGCGGGTGATGATTGCGATGGCGATCGCCTGCGAACCGCGGCTCCTGATCGCCGACGAGCCGACCACGGCGCTGGACGTGACGATCCAGAAGCAGATCATGGAACTGATCGCGCGCCTGCAGCGCGCGCGCCGCATGGCGGTGCTGTTCATCACCCACGACCTCGGCCTGGTGGGCGAGATCGCCGACCGCGTGATCGTGATGCGCCATGGCGAGGTGAGGGAGGAGGGCGAGGCCGCCCAGGTCTTCGGCGCGCCGTCCGATGCCTACACCCGGGCACTGCTGCACTGCCGGCCTTCGCTCGACGCGCGTCCGCTGCGCCTGCCGGTGATCGACGACTACCTGGGCGGGCGCGTTGCGCCGGGCCAGGCCCTGGCGCAGCGCGTGCGCGGCACGGCGCCCGGCGACGAACCGGTGCTGGTCGTCAAGAACCTGGCCAAGAGCTTCTGGCTGCGCGAAGGCCTGTTCGGCAAGCGCGAGTTCAAGGCGGTCAGGGACGTCTCGTTCACCCTCGGCCGCGGCAAGACCCTGGGCGTGGTGGGCGAGTCGGGGTCGGGCAAGACCACGGTCGGCCTGACCCTGCTGCGCCTGCACCGCGCGACCGGCGGCTCGGCGCTGTTCGAGGGGCGCGACCTGCTGGCCATGGCGGACCGGGACTACCAGGCGTATAAACGCCGGATCCAGATCATCTTCCAGAATCCGTATGCCTCGCTCAATCCGCGCTTCACGGTCGGCCAGATCCTGCAGGAGCCGATGCGCATCCACGGGATCGGCGCGGGCGAGATGGCGCGCAGCGCGCTGGCGCGCCAGTTGCTGGGCAGGGTGGGGCTGCCGGACGCCGCCTATGGCCGCTATCCGCACGAATTCTCGGGCGGCCAGCGCCAGCGCATCGCGATCGCGCGCTGCCTCACGATGAAACCCGAGATCCTGGTGTGCGACGAATCGGTGTCGGCGCTCGACGTCTCGGTGCAGGCCCAGGTGCTGAACCTGCTGCAAGACCTGCAGGACGAGTTCGGCATGAGCTATATCTTCATCTCGCACGACCTGTCGGTGGTGAAGTACATCTCGGACCAGGTGATGGTGATGCACCAGGGGAGCGTGGTGGAAATGGCCGATTCCGACGATCTGTACGAAAATCCGCAGCATCCGTACACGCAGTCCTTATTGAAAGCCATTCCGCGTGGTGTATTGTAA
- a CDS encoding VTT domain-containing protein: MPQLAELIQVYGVLIVFGIVLVEQFGLPIPAYPILIVAGALSVTADVSWHLVWMAAIVACLICDAFWFRAGRFYGKRILRLLCKISLSPDSCVNQTEDRFRKFGVKSLLVSKFVPGFNTIAAPLSGAMGVNARPFLLYAVTGAALWSGTGILLGVMFHNSVDGVLDTLSTMGSTALTIVAGLLALFIAFKYAERRRHRSRSAIERIEMDELLALIDAGHDPVIIDARSLTAQQMEAPIPGAVVFRACQPEHLMASLDRDRHIVVYCSCPDDVTAAEVARQFMLNGFHRARPLKGGLDAWNAQRGADPELDPATC; encoded by the coding sequence ATGCCCCAGCTTGCCGAACTCATCCAAGTCTATGGCGTGCTGATCGTGTTCGGCATCGTACTCGTCGAACAGTTCGGCCTGCCCATTCCCGCCTACCCGATCCTGATCGTGGCAGGCGCGCTATCGGTCACGGCCGACGTCAGCTGGCACCTGGTCTGGATGGCGGCCATCGTGGCGTGCCTGATCTGCGACGCCTTCTGGTTCCGCGCCGGCCGCTTCTACGGCAAGCGCATCCTGCGGCTGCTGTGCAAGATTTCCCTGTCTCCCGATTCCTGCGTCAACCAGACCGAAGACCGCTTCCGCAAGTTCGGCGTCAAGTCGCTGCTGGTGTCCAAGTTCGTCCCCGGTTTCAATACCATCGCCGCGCCGCTGTCGGGGGCAATGGGCGTCAACGCCCGGCCCTTCCTGCTGTATGCGGTCACCGGCGCGGCGCTCTGGAGCGGCACCGGCATCCTGCTCGGCGTCATGTTCCACAACAGCGTCGACGGCGTGCTCGATACCCTGTCGACCATGGGCAGCACCGCGCTCACGATCGTGGCCGGCCTGCTGGCGCTGTTCATCGCCTTCAAGTATGCCGAGCGCCGCCGCCACCGCTCGCGCAGCGCGATCGAGCGCATCGAGATGGACGAGCTGCTGGCCCTGATCGACGCCGGCCACGATCCGGTCATCATCGATGCCCGCAGTCTCACCGCGCAGCAGATGGAAGCCCCGATTCCCGGCGCCGTGGTATTCCGCGCCTGCCAGCCCGAGCACCTGATGGCGTCGCTCGACCGCGACCGCCATATCGTCGTCTATTGCAGCTGCCCGGACGACGTCACCGCCGCCGAAGTGGCGCGCCAGTTCATGCTCAACGGCTTCCATCGCGCCCGTCCGCTCAAGGGTGGGCTCGATGCCTGGAACGCCCAGCGCGGGGCCGATCCCGAGCTCGATCCGGCGACCTGCTGA
- a CDS encoding glucokinase produces the protein MTASQFLPSTDRLHAGGARLLADIGGTNCRFVLELGPDRLEGVEVLPCADYATLGKAMRAYLDSAAVKAISAAPIRHAAIAIANPVNGDYVRMTNHHWEFSTEALRQECGFEILLVVNDFSALARSLPHLGEQKRQVGGGAPQPDAALGLLGAGTGLGVSGLVPCGNSWTALRSEGGHVSFAPVNEQEIAILQYAWREFEHVSFERFLSGAGVELIYRALADRAGRPDERLGAAEISRRALAGECTLCDEVLEAFCGMLGTVAGNLAVTLGAQGGVYIGGGIVPRLGERFDRSSFRARFEQKGRFRAYLAAVPTYVITAEYPAFLGVSAILSEKLSA, from the coding sequence ATGACCGCCTCCCAGTTCCTCCCATCGACCGACCGCCTGCACGCCGGCGGCGCCCGCCTGCTGGCCGATATCGGCGGCACCAATTGCCGCTTCGTGCTGGAACTGGGCCCGGACCGTCTCGAGGGCGTCGAGGTGCTGCCCTGCGCCGACTACGCCACCCTGGGCAAGGCCATGCGCGCCTACCTGGACAGCGCGGCGGTCAAGGCCATCAGCGCGGCGCCGATCCGCCATGCCGCCATCGCCATCGCCAACCCGGTGAATGGCGATTATGTGCGCATGACCAATCATCACTGGGAATTTTCCACGGAAGCGCTGCGGCAGGAATGCGGTTTCGAGATCCTGCTGGTAGTGAACGATTTCTCGGCGCTGGCCCGTTCGCTGCCGCACCTGGGCGAGCAGAAGCGCCAGGTCGGCGGCGGCGCACCGCAGCCTGACGCGGCGCTGGGCCTGCTGGGCGCCGGCACCGGCCTCGGCGTGTCCGGCCTGGTCCCGTGCGGCAACAGCTGGACCGCGCTGCGCAGCGAGGGCGGCCACGTCAGCTTCGCCCCCGTCAACGAGCAGGAGATCGCGATCCTGCAATACGCCTGGCGCGAATTCGAGCACGTCTCGTTCGAGCGCTTCCTGTCCGGCGCCGGCGTCGAGCTGATCTACCGCGCGCTGGCCGACCGTGCCGGCCGTCCGGACGAGCGCCTGGGCGCGGCCGAGATCTCGCGCCGCGCGCTGGCTGGCGAATGCACGCTGTGCGACGAGGTGCTGGAAGCCTTCTGCGGCATGCTCGGCACCGTGGCCGGCAACCTGGCCGTCACTCTCGGCGCCCAGGGCGGCGTGTATATCGGCGGCGGCATCGTGCCGCGCCTGGGCGAGCGCTTCGACCGTTCCTCGTTCCGCGCCCGCTTCGAGCAGAAGGGACGCTTCAGGGCCTACCTGGCCGCCGTGCCGACCTATGTGATCACCGCCGAGTACCCCGCATTCCTTGGCGTGTCGGCGATTTTGTCGGAAAAACTGTCCGCTTGA
- the scpB gene encoding SMC-Scp complex subunit ScpB translates to MNTDEAKRVLETALLCAREPLTIHGMKKLFVEGDAGGRATGAGVGADTIKILLEELRQDWDGRGIEIVSLASGWRFQSRPEMKPYLDRLSPEKPPRYSRATLETLAIIAYRQPVTRGDIEEIRGVAVNSQTVKMLEDRGWIDVVGHREVVGRPALLGTTRQFLDDLGLASLSQLPPLQPLAEGPDSRSLEALEAALNDNFDRADATAAADDLATSPVEVPIRDTLDDGIAEAGQHNKDTHDEPN, encoded by the coding sequence ATGAATACTGACGAGGCCAAGAGAGTCCTCGAAACCGCCTTGCTGTGCGCCCGCGAGCCGCTGACGATCCACGGCATGAAGAAGCTCTTCGTCGAGGGCGACGCGGGCGGACGCGCGACCGGCGCCGGCGTGGGCGCCGACACGATCAAGATCCTGCTCGAAGAACTGCGCCAGGATTGGGATGGGCGCGGCATCGAGATCGTCAGCCTGGCATCGGGCTGGCGCTTCCAGAGCCGTCCCGAGATGAAGCCCTATCTCGACCGCCTGTCGCCCGAAAAGCCGCCCAGGTATTCACGGGCGACGCTGGAAACGCTGGCGATCATCGCCTACCGCCAGCCGGTGACGCGCGGCGACATCGAAGAGATCCGCGGCGTGGCCGTCAATTCGCAGACGGTCAAGATGCTCGAAGACCGCGGCTGGATCGACGTCGTCGGCCACCGCGAAGTGGTGGGGCGGCCGGCGCTGCTGGGCACCACCCGCCAGTTCCTGGACGACCTGGGCCTGGCGTCGCTGTCGCAGTTGCCGCCGCTGCAGCCCCTGGCCGAAGGTCCGGACAGCCGCAGCCTGGAGGCGCTCGAAGCAGCATTGAACGACAATTTTGACAGGGCGGACGCGACTGCGGCCGCCGACGATTTAGCGACTTCACCCGTTGAAGTTCCGATCCGCGACACGCTTGACGACGGGATTGCCGAGGCGGGTCAGCACAATAAAGACACACACGATGAGCCCAACTGA
- the rluB gene encoding 23S rRNA pseudouridine(2605) synthase RluB, with amino-acid sequence MSPTEQNETKPVDAGDTAAAKPKRTRKAAAKPADAAPVEAVAVAAEAPAKPKRTRKAAVVAEAPVAEASAADAPVAAPAVKPRKPRATKAAKEESAVAPEAAAPAAPVESVEPVAPARKPRGPRQMREQRAEREALQQAAAPAAAPEAAEQGQPAGEAQPQAAQAGEAAQEGNREHRGRGQQKQGKRGQQSGRPVQQSGRPTQQNGRQPQQIGRGAKPGKGGKQQPAGNEADNVFSFVTSDDFDANDGARGNAPAKQVRRDLTADDDAPKLHKVLAEAGLGSRRDMEDLIVAGRVSVNGEPAHIGQRILPTDAVRINGKLIQRRVSSKPPRVLVYHKPAGEIVSHDDPEGRPSVFDRLPTMKAGKWLAVGRLDFNTEGLLLFTTSGDLANRLMHPRYNIDREYAVRTLGELEEGMRQKLLSGVELDDGKAAFSKIQNGGGEGINRWYRVVIGEGRNREVRRMFEAVGLTVSRLIRTRYGAMTLPSGLKRGRWEEFEENDVRALLTAFGVEKKGGAPEKQGKGGAKHGKGPRPDGARDGNRANAERNNDRSDGNRIDRADANRNVDPFGPPVARVGATRNQGILNGPVPGGKPAGGRQGGFGGQGGQGGGKGRGANAAGGGKAGSSRPRQPDPLQTTFGFAGSGGGGRRGGQGPRGSEHGLPRRGRRG; translated from the coding sequence ATGAGCCCAACTGAACAAAACGAGACCAAGCCTGTGGATGCAGGCGACACCGCCGCAGCCAAGCCGAAGCGTACGCGCAAGGCGGCTGCCAAGCCTGCCGACGCCGCACCGGTCGAAGCCGTCGCGGTCGCCGCCGAGGCGCCGGCCAAGCCGAAGCGCACCCGCAAGGCCGCCGTCGTCGCTGAAGCGCCAGTCGCCGAGGCGAGCGCTGCCGATGCCCCGGTCGCCGCTCCGGCCGTCAAGCCCCGCAAGCCGCGCGCCACCAAGGCCGCCAAGGAAGAAAGCGCAGTCGCCCCCGAGGCCGCAGCCCCTGCCGCTCCCGTCGAATCGGTCGAGCCAGTTGCGCCGGCGCGCAAGCCGCGTGGCCCGCGCCAGATGCGCGAACAGCGCGCCGAGCGCGAAGCGCTGCAACAGGCGGCCGCGCCGGCCGCCGCCCCCGAGGCTGCCGAGCAGGGCCAGCCTGCAGGCGAAGCCCAGCCGCAAGCCGCACAGGCAGGCGAAGCAGCGCAGGAAGGCAATCGTGAACACCGCGGCCGCGGCCAGCAGAAGCAGGGCAAGCGCGGCCAGCAAAGCGGTCGTCCAGTCCAGCAGAGCGGTCGCCCGACCCAGCAGAACGGTCGCCAGCCGCAGCAGATCGGCCGCGGCGCCAAGCCGGGCAAGGGTGGCAAGCAGCAACCGGCCGGCAACGAGGCCGACAATGTGTTCTCCTTCGTGACATCGGACGATTTCGACGCCAACGACGGCGCGCGCGGCAATGCACCAGCCAAGCAGGTGCGGCGCGACCTGACCGCCGACGACGATGCGCCGAAGCTGCACAAGGTGCTGGCCGAGGCCGGCCTGGGTTCGCGGCGCGACATGGAAGACCTGATCGTCGCTGGCCGCGTGTCGGTCAATGGCGAGCCGGCCCATATCGGCCAGCGCATCCTGCCGACCGACGCAGTCCGCATCAACGGCAAGCTGATCCAGCGCCGGGTGAGCAGCAAGCCGCCGCGCGTGCTGGTCTACCACAAGCCGGCCGGCGAGATCGTCAGCCACGACGACCCGGAAGGCCGTCCTTCGGTGTTCGACCGCCTGCCGACCATGAAGGCAGGCAAGTGGCTGGCCGTCGGCCGCCTCGACTTCAATACCGAAGGCCTGCTGCTGTTTACGACTTCGGGCGACCTCGCCAACCGGCTGATGCACCCGCGCTACAACATCGACCGCGAATACGCGGTGCGCACGCTGGGTGAGCTCGAGGAAGGCATGCGCCAGAAGCTGCTCAGTGGCGTCGAGCTCGACGACGGCAAGGCCGCGTTCTCGAAGATCCAGAACGGCGGCGGCGAGGGCATCAACCGCTGGTACCGCGTGGTGATCGGCGAAGGCCGCAACCGCGAGGTGCGCCGCATGTTCGAGGCGGTCGGCCTGACCGTCTCGCGCCTGATCCGTACCCGGTATGGCGCCATGACCCTGCCGAGCGGTCTCAAGCGCGGTCGCTGGGAAGAATTCGAGGAAAACGATGTGCGCGCGCTGCTGACGGCGTTCGGCGTCGAGAAAAAAGGCGGCGCACCCGAGAAGCAGGGCAAGGGCGGCGCCAAGCATGGCAAGGGTCCGCGCCCGGATGGCGCGCGCGACGGCAATCGCGCCAATGCCGAGCGCAACAACGATCGCAGCGACGGCAACCGCATCGACCGTGCCGACGCCAACCGCAATGTCGACCCGTTCGGCCCGCCGGTGGCGCGTGTCGGCGCGACGCGCAACCAGGGCATCCTGAACGGTCCGGTGCCAGGCGGTAAGCCAGCTGGCGGTCGCCAGGGCGGTTTCGGCGGCCAGGGTGGGCAGGGCGGCGGCAAGGGCCGTGGCGCGAATGCCGCTGGCGGCGGCAAGGCCGGCAGCAGCCGTCCACGCCAGCCGGATCCGCTGCAGACCACCTTCGGCTTTGCCGGTTCGGGCGGCGGCGGTCGTCGCGGCGGCCAGGGGCCGCGCGGTTCGGAGCACGGCCTGCCGCGCCGCGGTCGTCGCGGCTGA
- the rimP gene encoding ribosome maturation factor RimP, with amino-acid sequence MQQFDLIATTVSGLGYELVDVERGERGILRVYIDFPAADADEKGPITVEDCAKVSHQLSHVFTVENVDYERLEISSPGLDRPVRTLADFARFAGHECTVKLRVAVPGSDNRKTFTGILRGVENDKVGLEFDSKDGPALMEFTLAELDKARLVPQVDFRSRKA; translated from the coding sequence GTGCAGCAGTTTGACTTAATCGCCACGACAGTCAGTGGACTCGGCTATGAACTCGTCGATGTGGAACGAGGCGAGCGCGGGATCCTGCGTGTATATATCGATTTTCCGGCTGCCGACGCGGACGAAAAGGGCCCGATCACGGTCGAGGATTGCGCCAAGGTGAGTCACCAGTTGTCGCATGTATTCACCGTGGAAAACGTCGATTACGAACGGCTCGAGATTTCGTCGCCGGGCCTCGATCGCCCGGTGCGGACCCTCGCCGATTTTGCGCGTTTCGCCGGCCATGAGTGCACGGTCAAGCTGCGCGTCGCCGTTCCCGGCAGCGATAACCGCAAGACCTTCACCGGTATCCTGCGCGGCGTCGAGAACGACAAGGTCGGTTTGGAATTCGACAGTAAAGATGGCCCGGCGTTGATGGAATTTACGCTGGCCGAATTGGACAAGGCACGCTTGGTGCCACAGGTGGATTTTAGGAGTCGCAAAGCATGA
- the nusA gene encoding transcription termination factor NusA — MSREILLLVDALAREKNVDKEVVFGALEFALAQATKKRYEGEVDIRVSIDRDTGEFETFRRWHVVPDEAGLQLPDQEILHFEAKEQIPDIEVDEYIEEPIESVEFGRRFAQDTKQVVLQRVRDAEREQILQDFLERGDSLVTGTIKRMERGDAIVESGKIEARLPRDQMIPKENLRIGDRVRAFILRVDRNMRGPQVILSRTAPDFIMKLFELEVPEIEQGLLQIKSAARDAGVRAKIAVFTADKRIDPIGTCVGMRGSRVQAVTGELGGERVDIVLWSDDPAQFVIGALAPANVSSIMVDEEKHAMDVVVDEENLAIAIGRSGQNVRLASELTGWKINIMTAEESANKVAQETAAIRVLFMEKLDVDQEVADILVEEGFSSLEEIAYVPISEMLEIESFDEDTVNELRTRARDALVTEAIASEEGLEGMEEALVNLEGMDRTVAGKLGLAGIKTVEAFAALAYDEFGAILALSSDRARDLIKSEFNDVTDDEMKLVDGKYDDRAKALQAKAWSLAETAKA, encoded by the coding sequence ATGAGTCGCGAAATTTTATTGCTGGTGGATGCGCTTGCGCGCGAAAAGAACGTCGACAAGGAAGTCGTTTTCGGTGCGCTCGAGTTCGCGCTGGCACAGGCCACGAAGAAGCGCTATGAAGGCGAAGTCGATATTCGCGTGTCGATCGATCGCGACACCGGCGAATTCGAGACTTTCCGCCGCTGGCACGTGGTGCCGGATGAAGCGGGCCTGCAACTGCCTGATCAGGAGATCCTGCACTTCGAAGCCAAGGAACAGATTCCTGACATCGAAGTCGACGAATACATCGAAGAGCCGATCGAGTCGGTCGAGTTCGGCCGCCGGTTTGCGCAGGACACCAAGCAGGTCGTGCTGCAGCGCGTGCGCGATGCCGAGCGCGAGCAGATCCTGCAAGACTTTTTGGAGCGCGGCGATTCGCTGGTGACCGGCACCATCAAGCGCATGGAACGCGGCGATGCGATCGTCGAGTCGGGCAAGATCGAGGCGCGCCTGCCGCGCGACCAGATGATCCCGAAAGAAAACCTGCGCATCGGCGACCGCGTGCGCGCGTTTATCCTGCGCGTGGACCGCAATATGCGTGGCCCGCAGGTGATCCTGTCGCGCACCGCGCCAGACTTCATCATGAAGCTGTTCGAACTCGAAGTGCCAGAGATCGAACAAGGCCTGCTGCAGATCAAATCGGCAGCCCGTGACGCCGGCGTGCGCGCCAAGATCGCCGTGTTCACGGCCGACAAGCGCATCGACCCGATCGGTACCTGCGTCGGCATGCGCGGTTCGCGCGTGCAGGCCGTCACCGGCGAGCTGGGCGGCGAGCGCGTGGACATCGTGCTGTGGTCGGACGATCCGGCCCAGTTCGTGATCGGCGCCCTGGCGCCTGCGAACGTGTCGTCGATCATGGTCGACGAAGAAAAGCACGCCATGGACGTGGTCGTGGACGAGGAAAACCTGGCCATCGCGATCGGCCGTTCGGGCCAGAACGTGCGCCTGGCGTCCGAGCTGACCGGCTGGAAGATCAACATCATGACCGCCGAAGAATCGGCGAACAAGGTGGCGCAAGAAACGGCCGCGATCCGCGTGCTGTTCATGGAAAAACTGGACGTCGACCAGGAAGTGGCCGATATCCTGGTTGAAGAAGGCTTCTCGAGCCTGGAAGAAATCGCATACGTGCCAATTTCCGAGATGCTGGAAATTGAATCGTTCGACGAAGACACCGTCAACGAACTGCGCACCCGCGCCCGTGACGCGCTGGTGACTGAGGCGATCGCTTCCGAGGAAGGTCTCGAAGGCATGGAAGAAGCTCTGGTCAATCTGGAAGGCATGGACCGTACCGTTGCCGGCAAGCTTGGCCTAGCTGGCATCAAGACGGTCGAAGCATTCGCGGCACTGGCCTATGACGAATTCGGCGCCATCCTGGCGTTGTCGTCGGACCGTGCCCGTGACCTGATCAAGAGTGAATTTAATGATGTGACCGACGACGAGATGAAACTGGTCGATGGCAAGTATGACGACCGGGCGAAAGCACTGCAGGCGAAAGCCTGGAGCCTGGCAGAAACGGCCAAAGCTTGA